The DNA window GGTATAAATAAGAAATGGCTTTNGTGCATAACGGATATAATATATCAATGCATGAGAGTACAACATATCAATATAGTGAATCCATACAGAATATAGAAACAGAGATTAAAGTATTAAAACAAAGAGAAGTAACACTCCAAATAGCAAAAGAGAAACAAAAAACTGAATATATAAAAGTATATGAATTACAAAACAAAAATAAAGAGGCTTAATCTATGCTAAATGAAAATATATTAAATGAAATAGGTATAAATAAGAAATGGCTTTTACCATTAAATAATGCTTTTCAAAAACATAACATTACAGATACAAAAGAAGCTGCTATGTTTTTGGCACAAACAACACATGAAAGCAATAATTATAAAAAACTTGAAGAGAGTTTTAGATACACACCTCAGAGGCTTTTTGAAGTATTCAAAAAAAGAGTTGGAAGTTTAGAAAATGCTAAAAAACTATGTCTTCAAGGAGCTGAGTCTATTGCTAATTTTGTTTATGGCGGTCGTTTAGGTAATACTGAAAATGAAGGCTATAAATATAGAGGCAGAGGAATAATACAGCTTACTGGAAAAAATAATTATAAGAAATATGGTAAAAAAATACATGCTGATTTAGTTAATAATCCAGAACTTGCCAAAGAACCTAACAATGCTATAGAGATTGCATTATTATTTTGGCAGGAAAAAGGATGTGGTTTGCTTGCACGTCAAGGAGATGTGAAAGGTGTTACTAAACTTATTAACGGCGGCTTTAATGGACTTGAAGACAGAGAAGAAAGGTATAATAATATTTTAAAAATATTGAATGCTGAAAACTAAAAATATAAAGTAAAAAAATAAAAACGACGCACGCAGATTGTTTATTGTAAAATAAACAATCTAATTTTAAGCGTGCGGAGTGTTAACAACAATAAGGAAATTAAATGGCAGCAAGTAAAGAAAGTAAAACTGCTCTATTGGAAAAAATAGAAAAAAGATTGAGCCGTTTAGAGCTTCAAGTAGGATATAATGAAGACGGTACAAAAAACGGAAATGGTATTATTCATAAAGTAGAAGAAGTAAGAGAAGAAATTAAAAATCTTAGAAATGATATTAAAAGCTATGATACATATCTAGATAATTTATCGGAAGATTTTATTAAAATAGATTTAAGAATAGAAAAGCTTGAAAATCATGTGACAGATTTTATAGCTGAAATACAGGAATATAAAACTAAAAGAGATGAAGAATTAAAAGAAATAAAGAAAAGTTTAGAAGGCAATATTACTGTTGATACTTTGCATAAGTTTCAAAAAGCTGTAGTTGGTATATCTGGATTTATTGCAGCAATGGGTACTATAATCGGAGCTGTTCTTTATTTCACTAAATAACACAATAAAAATATAGCAACAATAGGAGTATATATGATTCCA is part of the Brachyspira suanatina genome and encodes:
- a CDS encoding glycoside hydrolase family 19 protein — encoded protein: MLNENILNEIGINKKWLLPLNNAFQKHNITDTKEAAMFLAQTTHESNNYKKLEESFRYTPQRLFEVFKKRVGSLENAKKLCLQGAESIANFVYGGRLGNTENEGYKYRGRGIIQLTGKNNYKKYGKKIHADLVNNPELAKEPNNAIEIALLFWQEKGCGLLARQGDVKGVTKLINGGFNGLEDREERYNNILKILNAEN